A window from Cinclus cinclus chromosome 4, bCinCin1.1, whole genome shotgun sequence encodes these proteins:
- the LOC134043009 gene encoding zinc finger protein 239-like, whose amino-acid sequence MCGNGAVWIQQVGEKTYKCPECGKSFSRSSYLSQHQRIHQAEKPFSCSECGKSFTRNSDLIKHQRIHTGEKPYQCSECQKTFSQRSNVIRHQRTHTGERHYLCNECGKSFSQNSHLIVHQRSHKGEKPFNCPRCEKSFSDRSSLIIHRRVHTGEKPHKCQECGKHFRDSSAIIRHQRIHTGEKPYKCTECGKTFRQSSSLVTHMRTHTGERPYKCPVCGKGFSQSSALTTHRRIHGGKALPLCHGFLPSPFQCTECGRRCSDHSTLAKHQSLHTEERPHICVECGDSFRRSSALNVHLRIHRGEKPYKCEECGKTFRHSSALGAHLRIHTGNKPYKCVECEKTFRKSSTLKVHLKIHAAKKPHKCLVGRRILTSPSLLL is encoded by the coding sequence ATGTGTGGGAATGGCGCCGTTTGGATTCAGCAGGTGGGGGAGAAAACCTACAAGTGTCCcgagtgtgggaagagcttcagtcGGAGTTCATACCTGAGCCAGCACCAGAGGATCCACCAGGCAGAGAAACCCTTCAGCTGCTCCGAATGTGGGAAGAGTTTTACCCGCAATTCGGACCTGATCAAACACCAGCGGATCCACACAGGGGAGAAGCCCTACCAGTGCAGCGAGTGCCAAAAGACCTTCAGCCAGAGGTCAAATGTGATCAGGCACCAGCGCACCCACACGGGAGAGAGACACTACCTGTGCAATGAATGTGGGAAAAGCTTCAGCCAGAACTCACATCTCATTGTCCACCAGCGAAGCCACAAGGGTGAGAAACCCTTCAATTGCCCACGGTGTGAGAAAAGCTTCAGTGACCGCTCCTCCCTGATCATACATCGGAGGGTTCACACTGGAGAGAAGCCCCACAAGTGCCAGGAGTGTGGGAAGCATTTCCGGGACAGCTCAGCCATCATTCGACACCAGAGGATTCACACGGGAGAGAAACCCTACAAGTGCACAGAGTGTGGGAAGACTTTTCGGCAGAGCTCCTCACTGGTGACCCACATGCGTACGCACACAGGTGAGAGGCCCTACAAGTGCCCCGTGTGCGGGAAGGGCTTCAGCCAAAGCTCGGCACTCACCACTCACCGCCGGATCCATGGGGGAAAGGCCTTGCCCCTGTGCCACGGCTTCCTGCCCAGTCCCTTCCAGTGCACCGAGTGTGGCCGGAGGTGCAGCGACCACTCCACCCTGGCCAAGCACCAGAGCCTGCACACCGAGGAGCGGCCCCACATCTGCGTGGAGTGCGGGGACAGCTTCCGCCGGAGTTCAGCTCTCAACGTGCACCTGAGGATCCACCGTGGTGAGAAACCCTACAAGTGTGAGGAGTGTGGGAAAACGTTCCGGCACAGCTCGGCCCTCGGTGCCCACCTGAGGATCCACACGGGAAACAAGCCCTACAAGTGTGTCGAGTGTGAGAAAACCTTCCGTAAAAGTTCAACACTTAAAGTGCATTTGAAAATCCACGCAGCCAAGAAACCTCATAAATGTCTGGTGGGTAGAAGAATCCTCACCTCCCCCTCACTTCTGCTATAA